A region of Phycisphaerales bacterium AB-hyl4 DNA encodes the following proteins:
- a CDS encoding stage II sporulation protein M, with translation MELNQFIRQRRPRWERLDVLLTRLEEKGADGLAPEQVDELFSLYRLTSSDLNIAQTQTANPALLESLEHLVGRAYAQLTVPRRVQPFRAYWRIIRHTFPALMRREKRLLGLATLGMLTGMLFGFLGTMIHPDTSLVFISAFPYHLEQSPAERVANLEAMEAEGVSQIQTAGDHANFTAQLMTHNIRVTILAFALGLTFGVGTMIVLFYNGCILGSLAYLYYDDQQMLFFLAWIGPHGAIELPCILFGCTAGFMLARAQLNFDGGSLRQQLRAMRPSLVHILVGAATLLVIAAVIEGGFSQINEPTLPYALKVAVAALLFVALLAYLFVMPVAPGAGDRSGDLVGRGGGVPRV, from the coding sequence ATGGAACTGAACCAATTCATCCGCCAGCGACGCCCGCGATGGGAACGCCTCGACGTGTTGCTGACCCGGCTTGAAGAAAAGGGGGCGGACGGGCTCGCTCCCGAGCAGGTGGATGAGCTGTTTTCACTTTATCGGCTGACGTCCAGCGACCTGAATATCGCGCAGACACAAACCGCCAACCCCGCGCTGCTCGAATCGCTCGAGCACCTGGTCGGCCGAGCTTACGCGCAACTGACCGTGCCACGGCGGGTGCAGCCGTTTCGCGCGTATTGGCGCATCATTCGACACACGTTCCCCGCGCTGATGCGACGTGAAAAACGGCTGCTGGGACTGGCGACGCTCGGCATGCTGACGGGCATGCTGTTCGGCTTTCTGGGGACGATGATTCACCCGGACACGTCGCTGGTTTTCATCTCCGCGTTTCCTTATCACCTTGAGCAGAGCCCGGCCGAGCGGGTGGCGAACCTGGAGGCGATGGAAGCGGAGGGCGTGTCGCAGATTCAGACGGCTGGCGATCATGCAAACTTTACGGCACAGTTGATGACGCACAACATCCGCGTGACCATCCTCGCGTTCGCGCTGGGGCTGACGTTCGGCGTGGGGACGATGATCGTCCTGTTCTACAACGGCTGCATCCTGGGGAGCCTGGCCTACCTGTATTACGATGATCAGCAGATGCTTTTCTTTCTGGCATGGATTGGCCCGCACGGCGCGATCGAGTTGCCTTGCATCCTGTTCGGCTGCACCGCGGGCTTCATGCTCGCGCGGGCGCAACTGAATTTCGATGGCGGCTCGTTGCGACAGCAGCTACGCGCGATGCGCCCGTCGCTGGTTCATATCCTCGTCGGCGCTGCGACGCTGCTGGTGATCGCGGCGGTGATTGAAGGCGGCTTCAGCCAGATCAACGAGCCGACGCTGCCTTATGCGCTGAAGGTCGCGGTGGCGGCGTTGTTGTTTGTGGCGTTGCTGGCGTATCTGTTTGTGATGCCCGTCGCGCCGGGGGCTGGTGATCGGTCGGGCGATCTCGTGGGGCGAGGGGGGGGCGTGCCGCGCGTGTGA
- the hisA gene encoding 1-(5-phosphoribosyl)-5-[(5-phosphoribosylamino)methylideneamino]imidazole-4-carboxamide isomerase gives MHLFPAIDLRGGRVVRLKQGDYGQQTTYHADPVEQAKHFEAAGATWLHVVDLDGAREGRVVHLDVIRRICQETNLKVEVGGGVRREGAIDRLLQAGVFRVILGTAALQQWNWFEGLMGNPTYRGRLVLGLDARKGMLAVSGWEQTTQMSAVEIAQQVSDWPLAAIVYTDIATDGTMKGPNIEATRAIAEATHTPVVASGGVGTLADLAALRELPIQGAIVGVALYENKFTAEQAIAVLERGEAVAGE, from the coding sequence ATGCACCTATTCCCCGCCATCGATCTTCGCGGCGGCCGTGTCGTTCGGCTAAAGCAGGGCGACTACGGCCAGCAGACCACCTATCACGCCGACCCGGTCGAGCAGGCGAAGCACTTCGAGGCCGCGGGGGCGACGTGGCTGCATGTGGTGGATCTCGACGGCGCTCGCGAGGGGCGGGTGGTCCACCTCGATGTGATTCGGCGGATCTGCCAGGAGACGAACCTCAAGGTGGAAGTCGGCGGCGGCGTGCGGCGGGAAGGGGCGATCGACCGCCTGCTCCAGGCGGGCGTGTTCCGCGTCATCCTCGGCACGGCAGCGCTGCAGCAGTGGAACTGGTTCGAGGGGCTGATGGGCAATCCGACCTATCGCGGCCGACTGGTGCTCGGGCTCGATGCACGCAAGGGCATGCTGGCGGTGTCGGGCTGGGAGCAGACGACGCAGATGAGCGCCGTGGAGATTGCCCAGCAGGTCAGCGACTGGCCGTTGGCGGCGATCGTGTATACCGACATCGCGACGGATGGGACGATGAAGGGGCCGAACATCGAAGCGACGCGGGCGATCGCCGAGGCGACGCACACGCCGGTGGTGGCGTCGGGTGGCGTGGGGACGCTGGCTGACCTTGCGGCGCTGCGCGAGTTGCCGATCCAGGGGGCGATTGTGGGCGTGGCGTTGTACGAGAACAAGTTTACGGCCGAGCAGGCGATCGCCGTGCTTGAGCGGGGTGAGGCTGTGGCGGGTGAGTGA